A window of the Helianthus annuus cultivar XRQ/B chromosome 4, HanXRQr2.0-SUNRISE, whole genome shotgun sequence genome harbors these coding sequences:
- the LOC110901098 gene encoding uncharacterized protein LOC110901098 has protein sequence MVQKKDGGWRMCIDFKDLNKACPKDCYPLPEIDTQVDSLSQYPLKCFLDAYKGYHQIQMSIEDEEKTAFITYEGTFCYTKMPFGLKNAGATYQRFMNTLFREQRGRNLEVYVDDIVIKSLTEAAMIDDIAETLNTMQDVNMKLNPGKCCFGVEEGNFLGVVVTRGGIKANPEKTQAVAKIRSPKSLRDIQQLNRRLITLNRFLSKVADKTLPFMKVLKDCLQTSKFNWTTEAEAAFQEMKTYICKLPTLATPVPGDPLLLYLSASKTTISAVMMVEREGKQIPIYFISRTLKGPEERYMPLEKLALALVFASRRLRRYFQGHKVTLVTDQPLQKVLRKPELSGRLAKWAVELGEHSLEFKPRTAMKGQILADFLAEVPEDEERELLKWEALEEEERKREDEAVWKLFTDGASSEEGNGAGITLISPEGVELTYAIRLDFENTNNTAEYEALLAGMRLAQKMKAKHVEASTDSQLVVKQYQGEYEAKDSTMAQYVARVKEAAKAFKTFKLGYIPRGRNKKSNALSKLASVAFDHLAKEVKVEVLTSPSLNTAEVATIGDPQETWMTPIIQFLRDGTLPEGEWAARKIRVKALQYELIEGELYQRSYLGPSLKCVDMEEAEYVVREMHEGICGMHSGPRTVVRRAMNAGFYWPRMYETASEEIKKCDNCQIHAPMTHRHKHHMVPVSTSWPFQKWAIDIIGPFPEGPGGVKYVVVAIDYFTKWIEAKPLAKITGDQMRRFVLDNIVCRYGVPKELVSDNGVQFAGKPFKPWCEQMRIQQVFTSVTHAQSNGLVERANQSVIKGMKGRLGRKQKGWLEELPFVLWAYRTTPKSCNGETPFSLTYGTEAVIPAEIGSQTARMKLRDEENEQDLRMNLNLLEERREIAAVKEAHYKKLLESYYNTRMKKLNVVPGDLVLRANEASLQENTGKLGPNWEGPYRVTWANSKGTCKLETLEGKEVPRTWNLMQLRKYYM, from the coding sequence ATGGTTCAGAAAAAAGATGGGGGAtggaggatgtgcatcgatttcaAAGACCTAAACAAAGCATGCCCCAAGGACTGTTACCCTCTCCCGGAGATAGACACCCAGGTGGACTCTCTGTCCCAATATCCCCTGAAATGCTTCCTAGATGCCTACAAGGGATACCACCAGATACAAATGTCAATAGAAGACGAAGAAAAGACCGCTTTTATCACATATGAGGGAACATTTTGCTACACCAAGATGCCCTTCGGTCTCAAGAACGCGGGAGCAACATACCAAAGGTTCATGAACACCTTGTTTAGGGAACAGAGGGGAAGGAATCTAGAGGTGTACGTTGACGACATTGTCATCAAGAGTTTGACGGAAGCAGCTATGATAGACGACATAGCCGAGACTCTCAACACCATGCAGGATGTAAACATGAAGCTGAACCCTGGGAAATGCTGTTTCGGGGTAGAGGAAGGAAATTTCCTAGGGGTAGTGGTAACCAGAGGGGGAATAAAAGCAAACCCGGAAAAAACCCAGGCTGTAGCCAAAATACGTTCTCCCAAGTCCCTGAGAGATATCCAGCAGCTGAACAGGAGGCTAATAACACTAAATCGCTTTTTGTCAAAGGTGGCTGACAAAACCCTTCCCTTCATGAAAGTATTAAAAGACTGCCTTCAGACCAGCAAGTTCAACTGGACCACTGAGGCCGAAGCCGCCTTTCAGGAAATGAAAACCTACATTTGTAAGCTCCCTACATTAGCCACCCCAGTGCCTGGAGACCCGTTGCTCCTGTACCTATCCGCCTCAAAGACAACCATAAGCGCGGTCATGATGGTGGAACGGGAAGGGAAACAGATCCCCATATACTTTATCAGCAGAACGCTTAAGGGGCCCGAGGAACGGTACATGCCTCTGGAGAAACTTGCGTTGGCCCTGGTCTTTGCATCTCGGAGGCTAAGGAGGTATTTCCAAGGGCATAAAGTCACCTTAGTGACCGATCAACCCCTTCAGAAAGTGCTCAGAAAACCAGAGCTGTCGGGGCGACTAGCTAAATGGGCTGTAGAGTTAGGGGAACACTCTCTGGAGTTCAAGCCCAGAACGGCCATGAAGGGACAGATACTGGCTGATTTCCTAGCAGAAGTCCCTGAGGATGAAGAGAGGGAGCTACTAAAGTGGGAGGCCTTGGAGGAGGAAGAGAGAAAAAGGGAAGATGAGGCTGTGTGGAAGTTATTCACTGATGGAGCATCTAGTGAAGAAGGGAACGGTGCAGGTATCACACTGATAAGCCCCGAGGGGGTCGAGTTGACATATGCTATAAGATTGGATTTcgaaaacaccaacaacaccGCCGAATATGAAGCCCTCTTAGCGGGGATGAGGCTGGCACAGAAGATGAAAGCAAAGCACGTGGAGGCTAGCACCGATTCACAGTTAGTGGTAAAGCAGTACCAAGGAGAATATGAAGCCAAGGATAGCACCATGGCTCAATATGTGGCGAGAGTTAAGGAGGCAGCCAAGGCATTCAAGACCTTTAAGCTAGGATACATCCCTCGTGGGAGGAACAAGAAGTCTAATGCACTCAGCAAATTAGCTTCGGTAGCCTTCGACCATCTCGCGAAGGAGGTCAAAGTGGAGGTCCTAACATCCCCCTCCCTTAACACAGCGGAAGTTGCCACGATTGGAGATCCTCAAGAAACATGGATGACCCCAATCATCCAATTCCTCCGGGACGGAACTCTACCCGAGGGAGAATGGGCGGCCAGAAAAATAAGGGTCAAGGCCCTACAATATGAGCTGATTGAGGGGGAGCTATACCAAAGGTCGTATCTGGGCCCGTCCCTGAAGTGTGTTGATATGGAGGAGGCCGAATATGTGGTCAGGGAGATGCACGAGGGGATTTGCGGGATGCACTCAggaccgagaacagtagtaagaaGGGCAATGAACGCAGGGTTCTACTGGCCACGAATGTACGAAACGGCATCTGAGGAAATCAAGAAGTGTGACAACTGCCAAATACATGCCCCGATGACCCACCGGCACAAACATCACATGGTGCCAGTCTCGACGTCTTGGCCATTCCAGAAATGGGCCATCGACATAATTGGGCCTTTCCCGGAGGGTCCAGGAGGGGTCAAATATGTGGTGGTAGCTATTGATTACTTCACTAAGTGGATTGAAGCGAAGCCCCTGGCAAAGATCACTGGAGATCAAATGAGACGGTTCGTGCTGGATAACATCGTATGCAGATATGGGGTTCCGAAAGAGCTGGTAAGTGACAACGGGGTCCAATTCGCCGGAAAACCCTTCAAGCCATGGTGCGAGCAAATGAGGATTCAACAAGTGTTCACTTCCGTTACTCATGCCCAGAGCAACGGGTTGGTGGAGAGAGCCAACCAGAGTGTTATTAAAGGGATGAAGGGTAGGCTTGGAAGGAAACAGAAGGGCTGGCTGGAGGAACTTCCATTCGTGTTATGGGCATACCGAACCACCCCCAAAAGTTGCAACGGGGAGACCCCATTCAGTCTTACCTATGGAACGGAGGCTGTGATCCCTGCTGAAATCGGGTCCCAAACTGCTCGGATGAAGCTTCGGGATGAGGAAAACGAGCAGGATCTCAGAATGAACCTAAACTTGTTAGAAGAGAGAAGGGAGATAGCAGCAGTGAAAGAAGCCCACTACAAAAAGCTCCTGGAAAGTTACTACAACACCAGGATGAAGAAACTCAACGTTGTCCCAGGGGATCTGGTTCTCAGAGCCAACGAGGCTAGTCTGCAAGAAAACACCGGAAAGTTGGGCCCCAACTGGGAAGGACCCTACAGAGTCACGTGGGCAAATAGCAAAGGAACCTGCAAGTTGGAAACGCTAGAGGGGAAGGAGGTCCCTAGGACCTGGAACCTCATGCAGCTTAGGAAGTATTACATGTAA